From the Candidatus Omnitrophota bacterium genome, the window GCTTAAAAAATCAAAGGAACGGGTGCTGGAGTATCTGGCCGTCTGCAAGCTCAACAAAAAAATCAAAGGCCCCATACTCTGTTTCACCGGCCCTCCCGGCACGGGAAAAACTTCTTTTGCCCGCTCCATTGCGCAAGCCATGGGAAGAGAATTTGTGCGGATATCGCTGGGCGGCGTCAGAGACGAAGCCGAGATACGCGGGCACCGCAGGACTTACATAGGCTCAATGCCCGGAAAAATAATCCAGTCGCTGAGAAAAGCCGGCTCAAAAAACCCTGTCTTTCTTATAGATGAGATCGACAAGATAGGGCAGGATTTCCGCGGCGACCCCTCCTCTGCCCTCCTGGAGGTGCTGGACCCCGAACAGAACAACAGCTTTTCCGATCATTATCTTGACACCCCCTTTGACCTCTCCGACATAATGTTCATCACCACGGCGAACACAACCTACACCATCATTCCGGCGCTGAAAGACAGGATGGAGATAATAGAATTCCCCAGCTACACCCAGCCGGAAAAAATAGGCATAGCCGAAAATTTCCTGATCCCCAAACAGATCAGGGAAAACGGACTGACAAACTATAAGATCACATTCACTGAACAGGCCGTTGAATACATCATGGACTCCTATACCCAGGAAGCGGGCGTCAGGAACCTTGAAAGGCAGATAGCCACGGTGCTGAGGAAAACAGCCAAAAAACTTGTGCAGAAAAAATTAAAAAGCCCTGTGAACATAGACAAAAAAATTGTGAGGGAACTTCTCGGTTATGAAAAATACAGGCACGATGAGGGAAAGGTCAACAGTATCGGCATTGTCTGCGGACTGGCCTGGACGGAAGTCGGGGGCGAAGTCCTGAGCGTTGAAACCGTTCTGATGAAAGGAAAAGGCAACCTCATACTGACTGGCCAGCTCGGCGATGTCATGAAAGAATCTGCCCAGGCGGCGGTTTCATATCTGCGGGCAAACGCGAAAAAACTGGGTATCCCCGAAAACTTTATGAAAAACAGCGACATACACATACATGTTCCCGAGGGATCCATACCAAAAGACGGGCCGTCGGCGGGTATCACAATAGCCATATCCCTTGTGTCGGCAATTCTCAAAAAACCGGTCAGAAAAGACCTCGCCATGACAGGCGAAATAACGCTGTCCGGAAGGGTACTGCCGATAGGGGGGCTCAAAGAAAAAGCTCTCGCGGCTTTCCGTGAAAAAATAAAAACTGTTGTCATACCTGATAAAAACAGCGCGGAGATCGAGGAGTTTTCCGATAATGTGAAAAAAGGGCTGGAAATTATTTCCGTGAAAACAATAGACGAGGTTATAAAAATCGCTATTGAGGACAATAAACGGCCAAAGAAAAAAAAGGTCGAAGCGAAAGCGCAGGGAGAAGGGAAAATCAAACCCTTTGTTCCCGCAAGAGCCTGATGAATTTAATATCAGAAGAGGTTTTCCGACCTCAATAATAGGAGAGAATGACAATGAAAAAAGAAATTTTATTTTCACCAGGCCCCACCAATGTTCCGGCGGAGATACTGCTGGCGGGAGCGAAAAGAACGATCCATCACCGCACAAAAGAGTTTTCAGTGATGCTGGAAGAAGCTACAAAGGGGCTCGGCAGGGCATTTGACACCAAAGGCGACATTTTCATCCTCACCTCTTCCGGCACCGGCGGTATGGAAACGGCTGTCGTTAATTTCCTTTCGCGCAACGATAATGTTCTTGTGCTCAACACGGGAGCTTTCGGGCGAAGATGGGTCAATATAGTGAAAGCCTACGGCCTCGTGCCGGATGTGCTGGAATACCCGTGGGGAGAATCTTTCAAGATATCCGATGTTGAAGCAAAGGTCAAAGAGAAAAAATATAAAGCCGTCCTCTGTCAGCTCGGAGAAACCTCTACAGGCGCCGTAAATGATATTAAATCCCTCGGAGACATGGTGCCGAAAGACACTCTCCTTATCGTCGACGCCGTCAGCGGCCTGCTGACTGAAGGATTTCATATGGATAAATGGAATGTGGATGTTTGCGTGAGCGGCTCTCAGAAAGGCCTCATGATGCCGCCGGGACTGGCCTTCATCGCCGTGAGGAAGGGCCTTGACGACAAAATAGGCAAAGGCGATCTCCCGAGTTTTTACTTCTCCCTCGTCCACGCGAAAACTTACGGGGAAAAAGGACAGACCCCCTGGACGCCGGCCATAAATATAATCTACCAGCTCAACAAAGCTCTGGAGATGCTTGAGGAAGAAGGCCTTGACAATGTCATAACGCGTCACAAAAACATGGCTCAGATCGCCCGCAAAACCGTTGTTGAAATGGGGCTTGAGCTTTTCTCGTCAGCTCCCTCAAACGGCATAACGGCCGTCAAGGTGCCGGAAGGAATAGACGGTTCCAAACTCATAGAGCACATCTGCGAAAAATACGGCGTCAGATTCGCCAACGGCCAGAGGGAATACAAGGGGAAGATCGTCAGGATAGCGCACATGGGTTATGTGACCGTCCCGGACATCCTCATGGCTCTCAACTGCCTGTGGCTGGGTCTTAAAAAATTCGGTTTCAAAATCAAGCCGGGCGCGATGCTATCCGCTCTTGAGACAGCCGCGGCTCTGGACTAAACAACCAACAGGGACGGTTCCTATTGGTTTCGTCCCCTTACTCTTTTGTTATTCGTAATTCTTTGCCTTCCCGCTTTTTTGTCTTACAATTCTTGAGCCTTTTTATATCCTTTAAATCTTTTTCTTTATCCAGAAAATTCCTGGTATCTCTTGAAAGATAATATTTTTTAGCTTTTATTAGGTCGTCTATATTTATATAAAAGACTCTTTCCCCTCTGAAATGGCCAATACACTTGTTCTTAAAGGATTTGTCAAAATTAAGGTCGCCCTGAGTGTTAAAAAAGTCGATTCTATTTGGAGCAACACCTAAATAATTGATAACA encodes:
- the lon gene encoding endopeptidase La, with the protein product MIYTDMPVVAVKDTVILPFNRMPIFVGREKSKKALERALEGDKYLFFTAQKNPQKDDPQFGDIYSVGCVGKILQSIKENSGGYKILIEGIERAKLETLSDIEGLWTGNITPLPLKLPASPKTDALFEALIAEFKKYSELAGKIPKEIIDDILSINEPAKIIYLIIGYMPGSVAEKQKLLENSNSGDLVMKLIRMLVSEREFMLVKKDIHEKVHSKIQKNQREYFLSEEMKTIEEELNKNSPNKEYSDYLKKIKEAKMPKQAKKQVKEELERLSKMMPFSPESTVVRTYIDWMISMPWNKKTTDNMNIDNVQKVLEAEHWGLKKSKERVLEYLAVCKLNKKIKGPILCFTGPPGTGKTSFARSIAQAMGREFVRISLGGVRDEAEIRGHRRTYIGSMPGKIIQSLRKAGSKNPVFLIDEIDKIGQDFRGDPSSALLEVLDPEQNNSFSDHYLDTPFDLSDIMFITTANTTYTIIPALKDRMEIIEFPSYTQPEKIGIAENFLIPKQIRENGLTNYKITFTEQAVEYIMDSYTQEAGVRNLERQIATVLRKTAKKLVQKKLKSPVNIDKKIVRELLGYEKYRHDEGKVNSIGIVCGLAWTEVGGEVLSVETVLMKGKGNLILTGQLGDVMKESAQAAVSYLRANAKKLGIPENFMKNSDIHIHVPEGSIPKDGPSAGITIAISLVSAILKKPVRKDLAMTGEITLSGRVLPIGGLKEKALAAFREKIKTVVIPDKNSAEIEEFSDNVKKGLEIISVKTIDEVIKIAIEDNKRPKKKKVEAKAQGEGKIKPFVPARA
- a CDS encoding alanine--glyoxylate aminotransferase family protein, yielding MTMKKEILFSPGPTNVPAEILLAGAKRTIHHRTKEFSVMLEEATKGLGRAFDTKGDIFILTSSGTGGMETAVVNFLSRNDNVLVLNTGAFGRRWVNIVKAYGLVPDVLEYPWGESFKISDVEAKVKEKKYKAVLCQLGETSTGAVNDIKSLGDMVPKDTLLIVDAVSGLLTEGFHMDKWNVDVCVSGSQKGLMMPPGLAFIAVRKGLDDKIGKGDLPSFYFSLVHAKTYGEKGQTPWTPAINIIYQLNKALEMLEEEGLDNVITRHKNMAQIARKTVVEMGLELFSSAPSNGITAVKVPEGIDGSKLIEHICEKYGVRFANGQREYKGKIVRIAHMGYVTVPDILMALNCLWLGLKKFGFKIKPGAMLSALETAAALD